A region from the Euleptes europaea isolate rEulEur1 chromosome 13, rEulEur1.hap1, whole genome shotgun sequence genome encodes:
- the C13H22orf39 gene encoding UPF0545 protein C22orf39 homolog, giving the protein MADGGTWRPPRACDDYWSEWKHCRSILNLFHNYYTYGEVPSCRQWKKDYENCREWEKTKSSAAKGSLCKSEKERTMEKQKHAPVWTLRKRPPVDWYLPLDEGKPK; this is encoded by the exons ATGGCTGATGGAGGTACCTGGAGG CCTCCTCGAGCATGTGATGACTACTGGTCTGAATGGAAACACTGTCGGAGCATCCTGAACCTTTTCCATAATTACTATACTTACGGGGAAGTGCCTTCTTGCAGGCAGTGGAAAAAGGACTATGAGAACTGCAGAGAGTGGGAGAAAACAAAAAGCTCAGCAGCAAAG GGCTCCCTCTGCAAGAGTGAAAAAGAGCGGACTATGGAAAAACAGAAGCATGCTCCGGTGTGGACCTTAAGGAAACGCCCTCCAGTGGACTGGTATCTGCCTCTTGATGAAGGCAAACCAAAGTGA